CGAGATCGGTCATGTACACCGGGCCGGCGTTGTAGAGCGCCGTCGCGGCGGACTGCACGGCCTTCTGCATGTCGGAGCAGGTGGCGGTGTTGTGGACCAGCGAGCTCAGGCGGCTGTTGGCCACGGTGTAGAGCCAGGGCGTGGTGCGCGGGTCGTAGGTGGCGTAGGTGCTGTTGCGGCCCTCGAAGGAGACGAGCACGTCGGCCACGTCCGCGTAGCCGGCAGCGGGCACCATGCCGGGGTTGCCGATCACGCGCAGGCTGGCATCCCTGGCCTTGATGTAGCGGTAGATCTCGCGATAGAAGTCCAGGCGCGAGGTTTCCGATGCCATCTCGTCGAGGAAGATGCCGCTGACCGTGGCGCGCCCGTAGAGGGAGAAGTAGGCGTCGATGTTGGCCTTGATGGCGGCGATCGAGCGCGAGCCGGTGCCGTAGCCGGTGTAGACATATCCCACCACCTTGCCGCCCGCGCCGGTGAACTGGTTGAGGGCACTGACGTAGCTGGCCTCCGCCGCGTCGAACTCTCCGTTGTCGGGGTTCAGGATGGCGGTGATCGGCACGCCGGGATTGGCCGCCGCGCCGCTGGCCAGGCGGGCCCATTCCGTGCCCGAGGACGGGTGGAAATACGCCGGTACCAGCACTTCCAGCGCGGCCGGGGCCGGGCGCAGGTAGATCACGCGGGTGGCCGTCGCCGTGGCGGTGGCCGATTGCGCGGTGACCGACACCGAGGCGCTCAGCTGCTGGCGGCCCGTGGCATTGCCCGTGAGCGTGACCGTCGCCACGCCGGCGCGCGTGGTGCCCGTGGCGGTGAAGGTGCCGGGCGAAGCCGCGAAGCTGACGGACGTGCCGTCCGCCGCGGCTGCACCGTTCACGGTGACCTGGGCACTCACGGCCAGCGCCGCGCCCGCATTGAACACGGCCTCGGCTTCCGGCCCGGTGAAGGTGACGGCGACGCTGGTGGTCGTCGGCGTGGTCGGTGTGGTGGGGGTGGAGCCGTCCGTGGTGCCGCCGCCCCCTCCGCCGCCGCATGCGGCAATCAGTGCGACCAGGGACAGGCTGCACCAGCGGGCGATGTGTCGGGTTCGGGACATGGCAGGTTCCTCGGAGGAGGGGTTGTGTGGGAAAGCCGCGATTGTCTTCGCGCCTCCGCGGAGAAAAACGCTTCTGGGCCTGTCGGTTCTGTAAAGTTTAGACACATTTGGCCTGCGTGGCACTGCGGGGCCCCGGGGCGGTTCAGCAGGCGGGCAGATCGGCCCCGCGGTTCACGGCGTCGACGGTGCCGAGGAAGCGCAGCCAGTAGCCCGGCAGGGTGTCCCAAGGGTCGCCCTCTCCGGTGTCGGGGTTGAAGCTGTCGTCCGTCACGTAGAGAGAGCCCGTGTTGTAGCGCGCCGTGGCGGCGGTGCGCACGGCCTGCTGCATGGTGGCGCAGTCGGGCGCGTTGTGCAGCAGGGCGCTCTGCCGGGTGTTGGCCGTGCGGTAGAGCCAGCCGCCGCTGGCGCGCGGGTCGTAGCCGGCGAACTCCTTTGCGCGGTTCTCGAAGTTCACGAGAGTGTCGGCCGCGTCCAGGTAGGCGGCATTGGAGAGGGTGCCCGGGTTGCCCACGACGCGCAGGCTGGCGTCCTTGCCCTTGATGTAGTCGTACAGGTCGCGGTAGTAGGCCAGCCGCTTGGCCTCGGTCGACATCTCGTCGATGAAGATGCCGCCGATCAGCCCGCGGCCGTAGAGGCTCAGGTAGCTGTCGATGTTGCGTTTCACCGTGCTGGCCGAGCGCGACCCGTAGCGCGTGTACACGTAGCCCAGCAGCTTGCCGCCCGACTGCACGAACGTGGTGGCGGCCGCGGTGAATTCGGGGTTCGCGCGGGTGAACACGCCATTGTTGGGGTTCAGGACCGCGGTGACCGCCACCGAGGGATAGGCCCGCGTGCCGGCGCTCAGCGCGCCCCAAGGCGAATCGCTGGAGGGATAAAAGTAGGCCGGTACCAGCACTTCGAGCGGTGCGGGCGCGGGCCGCGCATACAGTGTGCGCGAGGCGCTGGCCGCCACGTCCGCCACACCCTGGACCGAAACCGAGGCCGCGAGCGCCTGCGGCCCGGGGGTGGTGGCGGTGAACGTGGCCGAGGCAGTGCCGCCTTCGACGGTCGCCGCCGCGGGCACGAAGCTGCCCGAGCCGGCCGAGAACACGACCGCCGCCCCGTCCGAAAGCGATGGCACCGCCACCGACACGGGAAGGGCGGTGCCGAGGTCGAACACGTCGCCCTCCGCCGGGGCCGTGAATGCAAGGGCGGGCGCCGCGGCGGCCGGAGCGTCTGCGGCGGCCTTGGCGGCCCCGCCTGCGTCGGTGGAGCCGGAGCCTCCCCCGCCGCAGCCGGCCAGCAGCCAGAGGGTGGAAAGGGCGCAGCACTGCAACGTGCGGCGCATCGATGGGTGAATCGTCTGGTCCATGGGCCCCTCCCCGGTCATCGCTCTGGTGGGGCCATTGTGGCGCGGCGCCGGCTACTGGAGCATGAAAGTTTCGTATTCGAGCCGGTTCAACTGGCGCGACAACAGGTACATGCCGGTGCACAGCGTGAGCAGCGTGGCCACCGCGAACCCGTAGCCGTACAGCGCCGCACCGGTGTGCAGCGTGAAGCCGGTCAGCAGCACGTTGAGCACCACGAACTGCACGCACAGCAGCAGCACGATCCGGCGCTGGTCGAGGTAGAAGAACACGTTCAGGATGGCCATGAGGCCCACCTGCAGGCCGGCGCCGATCACCTGCACATGCAGCAGTGGCAGATAGAGGCGGGAAATGCCCAGCCCGCTCAGGATGGTGGGCCCGGCCACGAAGGTGATGAGCACGGCCAGCGTCTGGATCTTCGCGATCTCGCCCAGCCCCTGCTGGATCGAATACACCATTTCGTCGCGCATCGCCTCGATGTACTCGAGCGATCCGCCGCTGCGCACGGCGTCGTAGAACTTGTCGTAATACTCGACGAAGTCGGTCTCGATGCGGACCAGGAACACCGCCATCCCGGGAATGATGGACAGGTAGGCCAGGAACACCGGCAGGTCGTAGATCAGCGAGGCGCGCAGCCCTCCGATGATGGGCTCCGACGTGGGCGGGAAGTACCAGAACATGAACTTGTCCACCCAGATGCCGAAGTTGTAGAGGAACCCGATCGCCACGAGGGATGGGTAGAGCAGCTTCGTATCGGCGAAATCGAAGGCGATGATCCGGCCGCGCGGGTTGAACTCCCGCACCACCAGCAGCCACATGCCGGCCAGCAGCAGGTAATTGCCCAGCACGAACCCCGCGAGCAGGCCCTCCAGGCCCCAGGGGCGCATCAGCAGCGAGCTGACCACGATGACCCCGTACGAGATGCCGAAAAGCGCCACGATGGCCTTGTAGCGCTTCATGCCCGAGAGCAGCACCGTGAGCACCCACACATCGCACATGAGCGTGAAGCCCGCCAGCATCAGCATGCGGTAGACGAGGCCCAGCTGGGGCAGCAGGAAAAAGAGCGCCAGCGACCCGAGGCCCGCCGCGACGACGGTGGTGACCAGCATCAGCCCGTGCAGGTTCGGCAGGATCGCGTCCTTGCGCTTCTCGAAGAGCCGGTCCGACACGAAGCGCGTGAACGCCAGCTGCACCAGGCCCGTGAGGATGAGGCTCCCCGCCACCATGTAGGTGACCGAGGTCTGGAACTGCGTGACGAGCACGCCCGGCACCACCACGCTCGCGCTGAAGATACCGATGAGCAGGATGCCCACGATCGAAAACACCCAGGGCCCGGAGCCGATCACGCCGGCGTAGGCATAGGCCTGCACGAGGCCTACCAGGGTGTTCTTGCGCAGCATGCGCCGCAGCTCGAATCCAATGCCGGCCATCAGCGGGGGCCCTCCGTCTGCTGGAACGCGTGTTCGTACACGCGGCGGTAGCGGTCGAACATGAGCGTGTCGGTGTAATAGCGCTCCACGCGCGCCACGGCGGCGCGGCTGGCGTCCTGCCAGGCGGCTGCGTCGTTGATGAGCGAGAGCGAGGCGTCCGCGAGCTGCTGCGGATCGGCGATGGGCACCACCTTGCCGGAGGCGCCGAGCGCGCGGTCTTCCTCGTCCAGCCCTTCGATGAGCTGGCGGCAGGATCCCACGTCGGTCGAGACGGCCGGCACGCCTGCCGCATAGCCTTCCAGCAGCACGAGCGGCAGCGCCTCGCTGATCGACGAGAGGATGATCAAGCCGATGCGCGGCATCAGGTCTTCCACTTTCTGGAACCCCAGGAAGCGCACGTTGTTCTCCAGCCCCAGGCTGCGCACGAGGTTCTCGCACTCCTGCGCGTAGGCCGGGTCTTCCTCGGTGGGCCCGGCGATCCAGCCCTCGGCATCGGGGCGCTGGTTCACCACGCGGCGCATCGCGCGGATGAAGGTCTTGATGTCCTTGATGGGCACCACCCGGCCGATCAGGCAGAGGATGGGCGGCACCTCGGCGGGCCGCTGCGTGCGCAGCGGCGCGAAGCGCGCGAGCTTGATGCCGTTGGGGATGTTGAAGGTGCGCTCGGGCGGCGCGCCATCGGCCACCTGCCGCAGCCGGTTGGCCTCGTAGAGCGCGATGATCGGGTCGGCGGCCGCATAGCAGTAGTAGCCCAGCCACTCGAAGAACTGGATCCACATCTGCCGGAAGTACGACAGCTCGGTGGGGTCGCGCTGGAAGATGTTGCGGTTGTCGCGGATCCACTCGCTCTTGAACAGGTCGATCTTGCGTTCTTTCGTGTAGATGCCATGCTCCGAGAGGATGAGCGGCACGCCGCGCATCTGCTGCACCAGCCCCCCCAGGTAGCCCGCATAGCCGGTGGAGGCGCAGTGCACCATGCGCACGCGCAGCATGCTCTTGGCGACGCGCGCGAGCATCCAGAGCGGCTGGTACATGATGCGCACGGTCCAGAAATAGTCCACGAACGATGGATCGGTGCAGTGCTCGCGGTAGCTCTGGCAGATGATTTCCCACGCCCGTTCGCTGTAGAGGAAATCCTCCAGCGGCAGGCGTCCGCCGGGCTGCATCTCCAGGCTGATCCGCTGGAAGGCCGCGATGGCCTCGGGGCTGCGGTTGCCGATCCGGAACGAATCGACCAGCGTGCGCACCATCTCGAGCGCCGCACGGTCGCCCCGGCGCCGCGCAGGCATCGACCGCACCCCGAGGTGGCCGTAGAGGTAGTGCTCTTCGAAGTGCACCACGTTGGGCGGCAGCTCGTACTTGAAGCCCGAGTAGTCCTCGCGCCGGCTGCCCAGGAAGATGATGGCGAAGCGGTACTCGGGGTAGGCGCGGATGACCTGGTTGATCCAGCTCGACACGCCGCCGCTCACATAGGGGAACGTGCCTTCTAGCAGCAGCGCGATGTCGGCTTCCTGGGCCTGCGGGCGGGCGTCGCTCATCGGGCGTTCCAGTAGTCGAGCACGGGGCGCAGGCGCGGCAGCGCGCGCCACTGGCCTAGCTCCTGCAGCAGGGCGCGTGCCTGCTCGAAGTCCTTGCGCTCGAAGCACAGCTCGGCCTGGTAGGGCAGCACGCGCGTGGCGGGCAGGCCGAGCTGGCGCGCGCGGGCATAGGCTTCGCCGGCCTCGGCGATCTGGCCCTGGGCATGCAGCAGGCGGCCGCGGCGCAGGTTGAGCTGCGCGTTGCCGGGCTCGTGCCCCAGCACCCTGTCGCAGTAGCGCAGCGATTCATGGATGGCGTGGGTGCGCAGGTCGCCCTGCACGAGCTCCTGGTAGACCAGCTCCCAGTAGAGGTCGGAGAGCCGGTGGGCGGACTCGAGTGTCCGGGGGCCGGGCGTGGCGCCTTCTTCGGCCTCGGCGCGGCGCAGCGCATCCAGTTCGCTGTCGATGGTGCGGTTGATGCGCTTTTCCAGCGTGTCGAGCATGCCGTAGGCCAGCAGCCGCAGGTCTTCGCTCGGGTCGCTGAGCACGCTGCGCAGCAGCGGCGACGCGATGCGGCCCGACACGTGCTGCAGCGCCACCATGGCGCGCATGCGAGTCTGCATGGGGGCCTGGGCGTTGCCCAGGAAGGACCGCAGGCCCGCCTGGCGGAAGCTGGCCTGCATGCGCTGGTGCAGGTCGAATTCCGGCAGCTGCAGCGACTCGAAATCGTCCTGCCCCGTGGGCGACCGGTAGAGGCGCAGCACCACCACGGCCACCCCCACGCCCACGAAGCCGACGATCGGCACGGCATAGCTGAAGGCGGCCATGAGGCCCAGGATGGGCAGGCGCGGGCGGGCCTGCTCGCCCGACAGCAGCGGCAGCAGGCACAGCGACAGCATCGCGCAGGCCAGCAGGTGCGCGAGCAGGTAGCTGGCCAGCGCGGCATCGGAGCGCCCCTGCAGCAGCAGGGGCCCGCTCCAGGCACTGATCTCGAGCAACAGCGCCGAGATGCCGAACTTCAGGTTAAGCATGGGCGATCCTGTGCAGTTGCTCCAGCACCGCGAGCGGCTCGCCTTCGAGCGGCACCACGTGCGGGAAGATGCCGGATTCCGCCAGCGGCTGGCCGCTCTTTTGCTGCGACCAGTTCTCCAGCCGGTTGATGTAGCCCTCGGCCGTGGCGAGGTCGCCCAGCGGCATGAGCAGCGCCAGCACCTGGCGCTCGGGGCCGGCGATCAGCCAGCTTTCGTCGAGCTCGCGCTTCAGGCGCTCGATCTGCGCGGGCAGGCCGCGTTCGATCGCGCGCGGCAGGAATTCCAGCGCCACGACGATGCTCGGCACCCGGGTGGTGTCGCGCATGTGCGAGAGGCGCTGCACCTCGAAGGCGAAGTCCGCCGGGCAGTCGGCGATCCGCTCCACGATGGGGCGCGCCAGGGTCTGCATCGCCAGGCCGTCGGTGTAGTAGCCGAGCAGCAGGTTGATGGTCTGCAGGTTCTCGTCCTGCAGCGAGAAGAACGGCATGTCTTCGATGACCAGCAGGCCGTAGATCTCGCCGCCCAGGTCCAGCAGCGGCGCGACCGCGAGGTAGCGGGTCTGCTGCCGGTGTTCGAGCAGCTGGCTGATGTGGCAGAGCTTGCGTGTCTCCAGCGCCTGCACCACCAGCGGGTCGCGCGTGTCGAGCAACTCGGTATTGCTGCCAATGCGCGCCACCGGCTCTGCCTGCACCTCGTCTTCGGTGGCGGCATGCAGCGCGGCCGACTCGAGCTGGCAATACTGGGCCAGCAGTCGCAGCAGCGTCTGGGCGCCCTGGACGGGGTCGTGTTCCTCGCCGCCCACGCTCTGCAGCGTCGCGAGCGCGTCGCGCATCGACATGGGCCGGCCGATCAGCTCCTGCTCCAGCCGGTCGTGGGACAGGCGCAGCAGGTAGTACTGGCGTACGAGGTGTTCGAGCCGTTGGTCCAGGTAGAGCTGCACGCTCTCGGCGCGCCGCGTGCGCGCCTGCCAGAGGCTGGAGAACTCGCCCACGAGCAGCACGAGGATGAGCCCGCCCAGGAAGAAGAGCTGCGGAAAGCGGTCGTAGTGCCCGAAGTTGATCAGCAGCCAGCCGGCCAGCAGGACGACGGCGCCGCCCAGCCCGGCCAGCGGGCCGTACCGTAGCGCCACGATCACGGGCGCCAGCCATGCCCACGGGAAATCGCCCTCGCTCCACAGCGGATCCTGCGGGTGCAGCAGCACGCCGAGCGCGAGCGCGATGCCCGGCAGCAGCAGCGTCTCCAGCAGCATGATGGACGGGCGCGTGTCGGTGGCTGCGAGCTTGCCCAGCAAATGCTCGGGCAGCGGGCGCAGGCTTTTCTTGCCCGTGGCCTGCGGAGCGCCGGCCGGCGCCGCACCGACCGCGCGGCGGCGGGGGGAGGAGGACGAGGGGGAGGAAGTCTCCGGAGGCATGGCTGCGTCAGCGTGCACCGGACAGGCCGGAATCCAGCAGATTGCGGATCAGCTTCTGCGCCACGCCCGAAAGCGACTCGCGGCTCCAGCCGCTCTTGCCGCCCGCGCCGCTCCAGAGGGTGTCGCCGGTGGCGACATCGACGATCTGCAGGGTCACGCCCGCGGCGGGTTCGCCGTCCACGCCGACCTTGTAGCGCCATTCGTCCACTGCGCCGGTCAGCGCGTACTTGGCCTGCTGCTCGCGGGCCCAGGCCAGCACCTCGTCCTGGCGCTTGGCATCGCCCGCGTCGAACAGCGCCTCCTGCTGCGTGCTCGTGGGATAGCGCTGGACGCGGCCCACGCCGCGGGCCTGCAGCAGGGCCAGCGTGATGGCTTCCGCGCGGTTGCCGGCCAGCGGCGTTTCGGTGTGGTTGGCGAAGGGCAGCACCACCCAGGTGGCATTGCGCTCCAGCGGGGGGGGCGTGCCGCGGTCGATGGTGGAGCACGCCGCGAGCATCACCAGGATCAGGCCTCCGGCTGCGCAGGTGCGCAGGCGTTGCAGCAGGGTGCGTGGATGTTGCATGGGGGAGTCCTCTCTTCTTTGGAAAAACGGTTCGGGTGTTCGGATCAGAAATGCAGCCGGTAGCTGAAGAGCAGGCTGCGCGTGATGCCCTGCTGCAATTGCAGGCCGGATTTTCCGGTGCCCCAGGTGAGGCCCAGGTGGTCGCCGCCGAGCACGCTGCCGGCCACCCCCACGCGCAGCTCGTAGCCGGGCCCCAGCAGGCTGTGCCAGGTGCGGCTCACGCTGGCGTAGGGCCGCAGCCCCCGCGTGTACTCTTCCTCGTAGCGCATGTTGGTCGAGACCTGCAGCCCGTAGTAGCTGAAGCTGTCCGGGATGAAATAGTCCGGCCCCGGGATGAGGCCGGGCAACAGGTAGCGGCGGTACTCCTGGTCGCGCGGCGAGAGCGCCGCCAGGTCGTTGCGCGAGAAGTCGTGGTGCGACCAGAACGCGCCGAACTCCAGCAGCGGCGCCTCCTGGCGGTAGGTGTGGGTGTAGCTCAGTGTGGTGTGCCGCCCGCTGCCGAGGTCCGCGCCGGTCTGCAGGCGGTAGCGCTCTGCCGCGTATTCGATCATGAAGCGGTCCTGGCGCGTGGCCTGGTAGCGCAGGCTCGCGCCCGCGCGCTGCTTCATGCCCGCGATGCGCAGGGCCAGGCTTTCCTGGCTCGGCAGCTGCATGCCCAGTTCCATGCGCAGCGACAGGCGGTTGTCGATGCGCTGCTCGTGCTCGATCTGCACGGGCGTGTAGACCTGGAAACTCACGCGGCGGCCGGCGCGCAGCGTGGTTTCACCATCCGGGTGGCGCCAGTGCAGGCGCGCATCGAACACGCTTTCGTCGGGCGGATTCACCACGGCCAGCGGGTTGGACGACGAGCGGCGGATGCTCGCGAAATCC
The DNA window shown above is from Acidovorax sp. NCPPB 4044 and carries:
- a CDS encoding spherulation-specific family 4 protein: MSRTRHIARWCSLSLVALIAACGGGGGGGTTDGSTPTTPTTPTTTSVAVTFTGPEAEAVFNAGAALAVSAQVTVNGAAAADGTSVSFAASPGTFTATGTTRAGVATVTLTGNATGRQQLSASVSVTAQSATATATATRVIYLRPAPAALEVLVPAYFHPSSGTEWARLASGAAANPGVPITAILNPDNGEFDAAEASYVSALNQFTGAGGKVVGYVYTGYGTGSRSIAAIKANIDAYFSLYGRATVSGIFLDEMASETSRLDFYREIYRYIKARDASLRVIGNPGMVPAAGYADVADVLVSFEGRNSTYATYDPRTTPWLYTVANSRLSSLVHNTATCSDMQKAVQSAATALYNAGPVYMTDLEYDPVRDIGNPWSSLPSYWTTLLQTVAAVNQGRTPTGC
- a CDS encoding spherulation-specific family 4 protein, whose product is MDQTIHPSMRRTLQCCALSTLWLLAGCGGGGSGSTDAGGAAKAAADAPAAAAPALAFTAPAEGDVFDLGTALPVSVAVPSLSDGAAVVFSAGSGSFVPAAATVEGGTASATFTATTPGPQALAASVSVQGVADVAASASRTLYARPAPAPLEVLVPAYFYPSSDSPWGALSAGTRAYPSVAVTAVLNPNNGVFTRANPEFTAAATTFVQSGGKLLGYVYTRYGSRSASTVKRNIDSYLSLYGRGLIGGIFIDEMSTEAKRLAYYRDLYDYIKGKDASLRVVGNPGTLSNAAYLDAADTLVNFENRAKEFAGYDPRASGGWLYRTANTRQSALLHNAPDCATMQQAVRTAATARYNTGSLYVTDDSFNPDTGEGDPWDTLPGYWLRFLGTVDAVNRGADLPAC
- the pelG gene encoding exopolysaccharide Pel transporter PelG encodes the protein MAGIGFELRRMLRKNTLVGLVQAYAYAGVIGSGPWVFSIVGILLIGIFSASVVVPGVLVTQFQTSVTYMVAGSLILTGLVQLAFTRFVSDRLFEKRKDAILPNLHGLMLVTTVVAAGLGSLALFFLLPQLGLVYRMLMLAGFTLMCDVWVLTVLLSGMKRYKAIVALFGISYGVIVVSSLLMRPWGLEGLLAGFVLGNYLLLAGMWLLVVREFNPRGRIIAFDFADTKLLYPSLVAIGFLYNFGIWVDKFMFWYFPPTSEPIIGGLRASLIYDLPVFLAYLSIIPGMAVFLVRIETDFVEYYDKFYDAVRSGGSLEYIEAMRDEMVYSIQQGLGEIAKIQTLAVLITFVAGPTILSGLGISRLYLPLLHVQVIGAGLQVGLMAILNVFFYLDQRRIVLLLCVQFVVLNVLLTGFTLHTGAALYGYGFAVATLLTLCTGMYLLSRQLNRLEYETFMLQ
- the pelF gene encoding GT4 family glycosyltransferase PelF, with amino-acid sequence MSDARPQAQEADIALLLEGTFPYVSGGVSSWINQVIRAYPEYRFAIIFLGSRREDYSGFKYELPPNVVHFEEHYLYGHLGVRSMPARRRGDRAALEMVRTLVDSFRIGNRSPEAIAAFQRISLEMQPGGRLPLEDFLYSERAWEIICQSYREHCTDPSFVDYFWTVRIMYQPLWMLARVAKSMLRVRMVHCASTGYAGYLGGLVQQMRGVPLILSEHGIYTKERKIDLFKSEWIRDNRNIFQRDPTELSYFRQMWIQFFEWLGYYCYAAADPIIALYEANRLRQVADGAPPERTFNIPNGIKLARFAPLRTQRPAEVPPILCLIGRVVPIKDIKTFIRAMRRVVNQRPDAEGWIAGPTEEDPAYAQECENLVRSLGLENNVRFLGFQKVEDLMPRIGLIILSSISEALPLVLLEGYAAGVPAVSTDVGSCRQLIEGLDEEDRALGASGKVVPIADPQQLADASLSLINDAAAWQDASRAAVARVERYYTDTLMFDRYRRVYEHAFQQTEGPR
- a CDS encoding PelD GGDEF domain-containing protein, translating into MPPETSSPSSSSPRRRAVGAAPAGAPQATGKKSLRPLPEHLLGKLAATDTRPSIMLLETLLLPGIALALGVLLHPQDPLWSEGDFPWAWLAPVIVALRYGPLAGLGGAVVLLAGWLLINFGHYDRFPQLFFLGGLILVLLVGEFSSLWQARTRRAESVQLYLDQRLEHLVRQYYLLRLSHDRLEQELIGRPMSMRDALATLQSVGGEEHDPVQGAQTLLRLLAQYCQLESAALHAATEDEVQAEPVARIGSNTELLDTRDPLVVQALETRKLCHISQLLEHRQQTRYLAVAPLLDLGGEIYGLLVIEDMPFFSLQDENLQTINLLLGYYTDGLAMQTLARPIVERIADCPADFAFEVQRLSHMRDTTRVPSIVVALEFLPRAIERGLPAQIERLKRELDESWLIAGPERQVLALLMPLGDLATAEGYINRLENWSQQKSGQPLAESGIFPHVVPLEGEPLAVLEQLHRIAHA
- a CDS encoding penicillin-binding protein activator LpoB, with translation MQHPRTLLQRLRTCAAGGLILVMLAACSTIDRGTPPPLERNATWVVLPFANHTETPLAGNRAEAITLALLQARGVGRVQRYPTSTQQEALFDAGDAKRQDEVLAWAREQQAKYALTGAVDEWRYKVGVDGEPAAGVTLQIVDVATGDTLWSGAGGKSGWSRESLSGVAQKLIRNLLDSGLSGAR